The Vibrio aerogenes nucleotide sequence GGTAAACAACAAAACCGAAAATCAGGATAGCAGCGACGTAGACAACAAAAAGTTTAAAGACGACGGTCAACGCACTGAAACCAAATGTGCCTACTGCTTCAGCCATCAGCCCAAACACACCAATTGGCGCAATGACCATGACTTTATTAATCATCCATACCATGGCATCCACAATGGTATTGACACCATTCATGAGCGGTACACGTTTTTCTTCACTTTGTCTGGATAATGCAATACCAAAGAACAGGCAGAAGACCAGAATTTGCAGGATATTGGCATTATTTAAAGCCTGAAAAACGTTGGTTGGGATCATGCCGATAACAGTCGCCCAAAAAGTAGGCAGTTCACCTTTAGATGCATATTCAGTGGAGAACATGCCTTCAACGCTTGATACGTTTACACCGATACCGGGTTGAAAAATCTGACCCATGATCAGCGCGAGCGCGACGGCGAGAGCTGAAGTTACTGCAAAATAGCCGAGGGTAATTCCGCCGACTTTTCCGGCAGAATGGCTGTTGCCCAGTCCGGCTGCACCTGAGATTAAGGCAACGGCGACCAGAGGGATCACCAGCATCTTAATCAGGTTGATAAATATTGCACCGAGCGGTGAAAACATTGCCGCATCATGTCCCATGGCTCCTCCGATCACGGAACCTAAGATCATCGCAATCACGACCTGAACACCAATGTTCGATAGCATATTCTTTTCTTTTAACACTTCCATAACCCCTGTGTTATAAAATTTTAAATTCCTGGTTTAAATCTCTAACATTTAGAGATTCAATGGATAATTATTCCAGATGTGTTTTTACACTGATATGTTAAGCCGATCAAGGTAAAGCCGGATAAAATGTGTCGTTGGCATGAAAAAAAACGCAAACGTTTGGCTGCCATATGCGTCTCAATGCTTTTTGATTATTTATCCGGTTTTTGTGGGATTTTTTTCATGAAAACAGTATGTGTATTCAATCGTTTTTGTGAATAAAAACGGCTTCATTACTGAAGCCGTCGTTAGGGTGGGATGTGGATTGGTAATGAATATTTATTTTAGTGTGGCTTGTTTCATTTCAGACACAAATGCTTTGAGTTTTTCAGTGAGTACCGCGCTGTCAGCCTGATTAGATTCGATAATTTTGACGACGGCTGAGCCTGAAATTGCACCGGCAGCACCTGAATCCAGTGCTTGTTTGACCTGAGATGGTTCAGAAATACCGAAACCGAGCAGGGCGGGTGGTGCATTATACTGTTTGAGTGATGCCAGAAGTGAGTCGATCGGCATGTTTGCTTTGGTTTCTGTGCCGGTGACGCCACCACGGGAAAGCAGATAAGTATAGCCCTGGCTCAAAGTCGCAACAGATTTCAGCATGGCTTCATCGGCAGTTGGCGGGGCAATGAAAATAGGGGCGATGTTATATTTCTCAGCCGCTTCGACAAACACCTGGCCTTCATTAGTCGGTACATCGGCAATCAGAACGGAGTCAACACCGGCTTGCTGACATTGCTGGTAGAAATGATCGATACCCCGCGCATAAACCAGATTCGCGTACATCAATAAACCGATGGGCAGGTCAGGGTATAATTCGCGCATTTTTGCGATCAGAGAAAAGCAGATGTCTGGTGTGGTGCCGGCATCAAGGGCCCGGATATTGGCTCCCTGAATGGTCGGACCGTCCGCTGAAGGATCAGAAAAAGGCATGCCCAGTTCCAGCGCATCCGCACCCCCTTCGGCTAATGCTTTCATCACTTCGAATGACGTTTCCGGATCAGGGTCGCCAATCGTGACAAATGGCACAAATGCGCCCTGGTTTTTTTCCGCAAGCTGTTGAAATAGTTTTTCGTAGCGGCTCATTACAGCTCTCCTTTTTCTTCCAGAATTTTGTGGACAGTGAAGATGTCTTTATCTCCTCGTCCGGATAAGTTGACGATTAAAACCTGTTCTTTTTCCGGTTCAGCTTGTGCCATTTTGAGGGCATGTGCCAGGGCATGAGAAGATTCCAGAGCGCCGATAATGCCTTCATGACGGGCCAGTTCTTTAAAGGCATCCAGTGCTTCATCGTCAGTGATGTTGACATATTCGGCTCTGCCGGTTGCATTTAGATGGGCATGCTGTGGACCGACAGACGGAAAATCAAGTCCGGCGGAAACGGAGTAAGATTCTTCTACCTGACCATTTTCATCTTGCATCAGAGGCGCTTTCATCCCGAAGAAGATACCGGTTTTGCCATGTTTTAGTGGTGCGCCGTGCATCGGTGTGTCAATTCCCTTACCACCAGGCTCTACACCAATCAGACGAACATCTTTTTCATCAATAAAATCAGCGAACATGCCAATGGCGTTGGAACCTCCGCCGACACAGGCGATGACTGCATCCGGCAGACTGCCTTCCCGGGCAAGAATCTGATTTTTGGTTTCTTCGCCAATAATGCGCTGGAATTCGCGGACAATCGTCGGGAATGGGTGAGGCCCGGCCGCAGTGCCCAGCAAATAGTGCGCGGTTTCATAAGAGGCTGACCAGTCACGCAAGGCTTCATTGCAGGCATCTTTCAGCGTGGAAGACCCTGAATGAACCGGAATGACTTCTGCTCCCATCAGGCGCATTCTGAATACATTCGGACTTTGGCGTTCAACATCTTTTGCGCCCATATACACCCGGCATTTCAGATCCATCAGTGCACAGGCGATGGCCGTTGCAACACCATGTTGTCCGGCGCCTGTTTCGGCAATGATTTCGGTTTTTCCCATGCGTTTGGCCAGCAAGACCTGTCCGAGAACCTGATTGGTCTTATGGGCACCACCGTGAAGTAAATCTTCACGTTTCAGATAAAGTTTGGTTTTGGTACCTTTCACCAGATTACGTGTCAGTGTTAATGCCGTTGGGCGTCCGGCATATTCCTGAAGTAAGGACATGAATTCAGACCGAAATTCAGGGTCCTGCTGTGCATCAATGAATGCCTGTTCCAGCTGATCAAGTGCCGGAACTAAGATCTGGGGAACGTATTGTCCTCCGTATTCGCCGAAATATGCGTCTAATTTAGACATAGCTGTGATTCCTTGTAATTCGTTAACTGCTTTTGTTGCGATGGTGTTCAGTAATTTCGGATTTGCTGAAAAGCCTGTTGTATTTTTTCAGGGTCTTTTAAACCGGGTGCAGATTCAACACCTGAGTTGAAGTCTAATCCGGTGCAGCCGAGAGATGCGGCCTGTTGAGCATTATCAGGAGATAATCCGCCTGCCAGCATCACGTCTTTTGTCCGGGAGAGTTGCGTCCAGTCGAACGTTAAGCCGGTTCCGCCGGACTGATTGCCGGATTTTGTGTCGTACAGGTGACGGTCTGTGTGATGTTCAAGCGGCTCGGGGATATTTTCTCCTTCTCCGACACCATACGCTTTCCATATCGCGATTGATTTATCGAGGACGCTGCGAAGCAGGTTGACGTAGGCCTGATCTTCGTGACCGTGCAGCTGAACTGCACTCAGAGAAAGCTGATGGGCAATCTCACCTATCGTCTCCACTGGCATATCGCGAAAGACACCCACATATTTTAGCGGGGCTGCTGCGATCACTGTTCTGGCTTGCTCCGGGGTGACATAACGTGGTGAGGCTTTGACAAAAATCAGTCCGCCATAGACAGCGCCTGCCTGCCAGACCTGCGCCGCATCCTGGGCACGGGTCAGACCACATACCTTATTTTCACCCAATGTGACCCGGCGAACTGCCAGCTCAAGGTCTTCCTCTGCCATTAAGGAGCTGCCAATTAAAAAACCGTTGGCGTATTGTGATAAATCCCGGACCTGTTGGTTGGTATAAATTCCTGACTCGGAAATGATGGTGATACCTTCCGGTATTTTAGGTGCCAGTTGCCTGGTGCGGTCCAGATCTGTGGTTAAATCACGCAGATTCCGGTTGTTAATCCCGATCACTTTGGCTTCCAGAGCAAGAGCGCGTTCCAGTTCTGCTTCATTGCTGACTTCTGTCAGTACGCCCATATTTAATGAGTGCGCCACATCGGCCATTTCACGGTAAGCTTCGTCGTCTAACACCGACAGCATCAGCAAAATCGCATCGGCACCATAGTATCGGGCAAGGCTGACCTGATAAGGGGCCAGCATAAAATCTTTACATAAAACCGGTTGGGTGACCTGATTGCGTATCCGTGGTAAGAATTCAAGATTGCCCTGAAAATATTTTTCGTCAGTCAATACCGAAATCGCATTTGCGTGGTTGCGGTAAACGGAAGCGATTTCATCAAGGTTAAAATCTTCGCGGATCAATCCTTTTGACGGAGAGGCTTTCTTACATTCCAGAATAAAGGCAGTCTTACCGGTATTCAGTGCGTCATAGAAACTCCGGTCGGATGGAGAAAGTTCATCCTTAAATGTTGCCAGTGGCTGTGCGGCCATCCGTGCTTCCAGCCAGCATTTTTTGTCTTTGACGATCCGGGTCAGTACTTCTGCCATGTCGGTATGCCGGGTGGAAATATGTTCTGAGAGTTGCTTGTCCATGTGATAATTACCCTTGCGCTGCAAGTTGTTTAACCAGGTGAAATGCCTGACCGGTTTGCATCACATCCATTGCTTTCGCGGCATTTTGTTTCAGGTCTTCCTGACCAAAGAGACGCAATAGTAGCGCAACATTGACAGCAACCGCAGACATTTGTGGTTCAGAGCCTCTGCCGGTCAGAATATTTTCTATAATCAGACGATTTTCCTCCGGTGTACCGCCTTCAATTGATGACAGCGGGAAGGTATTCAGGCCAAAATCGTCAGGAGTGAGTGTATAGCGTGTGATTTGCTGATTGTGTATCTCTGCAACCTGTGTTTCACCATGGATGGCGACTTCATCGAGCCCTGAGCCATGAACAACAGCCGCGCGTTTCATTCCCATCTTCAGCATGGTTTCTGCAATGGGCTGAATTAAAGCCGGGTCATACACACCCATCAGTTCAATATTTGGCCGGGCCGGGTTAATTAACGGACCAAGAATGTTAAAAATGGTTCTGGTTTTTAATGTCTGGCGAACCGGCATTGCATGGCGGACACCGCCGTGATACTGGGGCGCGAACAAGAAAGCGACGCCCAGTTCATCCACCGCTTTACGGGTATTTTCCGGAGTCATTGCCAGATTGATGCCAAAGGCATCCAGCAAATCGGACGAGCCGGATTTACTGGAGACGCTGCGGTTACCGTGTTTTGCGACTTTTACGCCGCAACCGGCAGCAACGAATGCGGCTGTTGTCGAAATATTAATGGTATTGGCGCCATCGCCACCGGTTCCGACAATGTCTGCAAAGTCATAATCAGGCCGGGGGAAAGCGACGGCATTATCCAGTAATGCCTGTGCAGCACCGGATATTTCCTCCGGGGTTTCGCCTTTGATTTTCAGCGCTGTCAGTAATGCAGCCATCAGGATCGGGTCCATTTCACCGCGGATAATCTGTTCAAATAACCGGTATGATTCCTGCTGTGTCAGCGATGTTTGCGCATACAGTTTATCAATAATTGCTTGCATGATGTTGTCCCTATAAATTCTGTTCAGTCGACATATTCGAAATGAGAAGCAGCAGATTACTGCAGTGCCCAGACGATGGTATTTTCCAGCAACTGTGCGCCGTGGGTTGTCATAATTGACTCCGGATGGAACTGAAACCCGCAGACTTTATCCTGTTCATGAATTACGGACATGACCAACCCGTCAACTTCTGCTGTAACGGTCAGACTGTCGGGAACCTCTGTTGCGACCAGAGAGTGATATCTGGCAATTGTCAGCGGCGAGGGTAAGTCCTGATAAACCTGATGGGGCTGATAGGTCATCATTGAGATTTTTCCGTGTACAATTTCACCAGCACCCGCGACGGTCCCCCCATAAGCTTCCACGATCGCCTGATGGCCCAGACAGATACCAATGATTGGGACTTCACCTTTCAGGGTCTGAAGCAGCTCGGGCACAGAGCCCGCTTCTGAAGGAATACCGGGGCCGGGTGATAATACGACAACGGGTGTATCTGCTTCCCGGACTGCCGATATAATCCGGGAGGCTTGAATCTGGTTACGATAAACCGTGACCTGATGACCCAGAGAGCGGAATTGATCAACCAGGTTATAAGTAAACGAATCGAAATTGTCGATAAAGATAATGTGAGCCATGGTTCTGATCCTTTATTTACCTGATGAAAGCGTGTGTGCGGTTTGAATTGCTGAAATGACAGCCTGAGCTTTATTCCGGGTTTCATCCGCTTCGGCCTGTGGATCGGAATCGTAAACAATACCAGCACCGGCCTGTACATTCGCAACACCATTTTCAACATAGGCTGAGCGAATGACGATACAGGTATCGAGATCACCTTCACCAGTGAGATAACCAACGGCACCGCCATAGCTGCCGCGACGTTCTTTTTCTACAGAGCGAATCAGTTGCATTGCCCTGATTTTAGGTGCACCGGTCAGTGTGCCCATATTCATACATGCCTGATAAGCGTGTAAGGCATCCAGATCTGAACGTAACTGGCCAATCACTCTGGATACAAGATGCATGACATGGCTGTAACGATCGACTTTCAGCAAATCGGCAACATGTCTTGAACCGGCTTCAGCGATGCGGGCGACATCATTCCGGGCCAGATCAACCAGCATCATATGTTCAGCGTTTTCTTTCCGGTCACAGCGCAGGTCCAGCTCAATACGGCCATCCAGATCCAGATTAATTGAACCATCCGGATTTTTGCCCCGTTGACGTGTCCCGGCAATCGGATAGATTTCAATCTGGTTTGTGCTTTGATCATATTTCAGGGCACTTTCCGGAGAGGCGCCAAACAAAGTGAATCTTTCATCCTGCATGTAAAACATATAAGGACTTGGATTGTTATCTTTGAGCTTTTTATAGGCCGTCAGTGGGGAAGGGCAAGGCAGACTGAATGTCCGGGACGGCACAACCTGAAAAATATCTCCCCGGACAATATAGCCTTTCAGATCTTCAACAATGTCACAATATGCCTGATCGGAAATCGAAGGGGTGACATCTTCAGAGCTGGGTGGCAGCACTTTGGGCAGTTCTTTTAAATCTTCACACTGATGACTGATGTCGCTGAGCCTTGCCGTGATTTTTTCTTCCGTGCTGGTCACCGGATTAAACAGGGTGCCGCGAACCTGGCAGGTTTGTGTCTGGTGGTCCACAATCATGAGTGTTTCAGCTACGTAGAAAACATAATCGGGACACTTGTTTTTACCTTCGACATCACCCAGTGGTTCAAAATTTGCCACTAAATCATAGGCAAAAACGCCGCCCAGAAAAATGGCGTATCGATCAAGGCCTGTCCGGTCAAAGCTGTGCTGAACCAGGCGCAGTGCATCAAAGGAGGAAGATTCGCGTAACCGGCTGTCTTCGTCCAGTGTCAGGTCCGGAGCCGAAAAGAAAAGAGACAATTCATGCGCCGTCTGTTCGGTTTGGATTTCCGTTTTAATATTTTTTGCCAGATGGCTGATCAAAGCCTGACCATTTTCTGTCAGGGCCTGAAAGGTGACTTTGTGTCCTGTACATATGATCCGCACTGCGGCATCGATGAGCAGTAAGCTTTTTAAATTTGCTTTTGAATCAATTTCTGCGGATTCAAGCAGTAAGCTGTCCGTCTTTTTTTCACACAGCGTATGAAACAGAACCGTTGGATCTGCGTGATAAGGCATATTTTTCGTGAGCAGGCGGATATTGCCTAATTTATTAATATGTATGGTGTTATTCATTTGATAACCCTTAAGTTCCTGACATCACATGGTTTAGCCGTGGTGATGTATTGCTGAACATTGTTATATTTTGCTGAACATTGTTATATTTCGGTGAAATTCGTTGTTTGCTTCTGGAGTCTGTTGCCGGGGTTTAGCCCATAAAACAAAAAAGCCCGCAAATTGCGGGCTTCTCAATGGGGTCAGATCGAAAGGCAGCCCGCCGTAAGAACAGGGTAATACGCCACCAGCTACTCATCAGACTGGAGGTCGTCATATGTGCATGTGTATATTTCAGATTCATCATGAATTCCTGTAACATGGTGCGGCCTGTATTGGTTTCTGTGTATTCATTTATGTAATTGCGTACTAGTAAACTAGTTCGGTAGTAAAAAGTCAAGCCTTTTGTGGGTAAAAATAAAAATGAAAATAGATTTACATAGCCATACCACCGCTTCTGATGGTCGATTGTCGCCGGAAGCTTTGGTTGACAGGGCCATTGAGCATCGCATTGATGTTCTGGCGATCACCGATCATGATTGTGTGGATGGTTTAGTGCGGGCGTCGCAATATATCCACGAACATCAGCTTTCACTCTGTCTGATTCATGGTATTGAATTCTCGACGGTCTGGCAGAATAAAGATATTCATATTGTCGGATTAAATATCGACCCACAGCATCCTGCATTGCTTGCGTTAATTCAGGCGCAGCGGGCACGACGCCAGGAGCGGGCCCGTTTGATCGCCAGCCGGCTGGAGAAAGCAACCCGTCCGGGAGTGTTTGATGAGGTTTCTGCGATAGCTGGTGATGCGATGGTGACCCGTGGACACTTTGCCATGTGGCTGGTAGAAAACGGCTACGTTAAGTCGATGCAGCAGGTGTTCAAAAAATATCTGAGCAGAAACTGTCCGGGTTATGTGCCGCCTGACTGGTGCTCAATGAATGAAGCGATCGAAGCGATTCATATGGCAGGCGGACAGGCTGTTCTGGCGCATCCAGGACGGTATCAGTTGAGCGCTAAGTGGCTGAAACGTTTAGTTGAAGCATTTCGTGATGCTGGCGGTGATGCGATGGAAGTTGCTCAGCCACAACAAGGAACGCAGGAAAGGCGCAATTTGGTTAATAATGCGCTACACTACGGCCTGTTAGCGTCTCAGGGGAGCGATTTCCACTATCCATCTCCCTGGCTGGATTTAGGCCGAAATCTGTGGTTGCCTTCTGATATTGAACCTGTATGGAAAGATTGGGATTTTTTCCCATTTGTAAGCGTCGTTAATGACGAGGAGTCGTAATGAGCCAGTATTTTTATGTCCATCCTGAAAACCCGCAGGCCCGGTTGATTAACCAGGCGGTTGCTATTGTACGAAATGGTGGGGTGATTGTTTACCCGACAGACTCAGGGTATGCATTAGGATGTCAGCTGGAAAATAAATCCGCTTTGGAACAAATTTGCCGGATCCGGCATTTGAATGATAAACACAATTTTACGCTGTTGTGCAGAGACCTGTCAGAGTTATCCTTGTATGCCCGTGTTGATAATACCGCGTTTCGTCTGTTGAGAAATAATACGCCCGGACCTTATACCTTTATCTTTAAAGGCACAAAAGAGGTGCCAAGACGCCTGATGAATCCCAAAAGAAAAACCATTGGCATCCGGGTTCCGGATAACCGGATTGCACTGGATTTGCTGGAAGCTCTGGGCGAACCTCTTATGTCAACATCATTAATTCTGCCTGGTAAAGAAGTGACTGAATCTGATCCGGAAGAAATCCGCGATTCACTGGAGCATTCTGTGGATGTGATTCTCAATGGTGGCTATCTGGGAGAACAACCGACAACTGTGATTGATTTTAGTGAGGGTGAAATGATCGTGCAGCGACTTGGGGCGGGAGATCCGGCACCATTTGAATTGTGATGCTGAGTCGTTATATTCAACCGGTTAACTAACTATTTTTATACACTATAGCGAATCAAAACAGATGCTTTTTCACTTGTGATTTGAGATAATGCGCGGCCGCGGTAAAAGGCCGTATTTTTATTCGACGTCTGAGAAGACGACACAGCAAGGTAAATCAATGAGCGAAAAGTTACAAAAGGTTTTAGCAAGAGCTGGCCATGGCTCGCGTCGTGAGCTGGAAACACTGATCCGTGCCGGACGGGTGAGTGTCGATGGTAAAGTTGCAATTTTGGGTGAGCGTCTGGAAGATGAAGATGCGACAGTCCGGATTGATGGACATACTGTTTCTGTTAAAGCACATGAAGAAGTAATTTGCCGCGTCCTTGCTTATTACAAACCTGAAGGGGAACTATGTACCCGCCATGATCCGGAAGGGCGACGAACCGTCTTTGACCGGTTGCCGAAAATCCGGGGCTCCAGATGGGTTTCCATCGGGCGACTGGATGCCAATACTTCAGGATTGCTGTTGTTTACCACTGATGGTGAATTAGCCAACCGGCTGATGCACCCAAGTCGTCAGGTTGAACGGGAATATCTTGTCCGTGTCTTTGGCGATGTGACTGAAGAGATGATTAAAAACCTGGTCAATGGTGTCGCACTCGAAGATGGGGAAGCCCGATTTGAAGACATTGTGTATGCGGGTGGTGAAGGGATGAATCATACCTTCTATGTTGTCATTAATGAAGGTCGTAACCGGGAAGTTCGCCGGTTGTGGGAATCTCAGGGAACTACGGTTAGTCGTCTGAAGCGGGTTCGTTATGGAGATATCTTCCTGGATAAAGCATTGCCTCGTGGTGGCTGGGTTGAGCTGAGCCTGAAAGAGGTGAATTACTTACGCGAACTGGTGGAATTAAGGCCAGAGCAGCGTACGATGATTGATGTATCTAAAGATAATACATCCCGCAAGCGGGAGCGCTCAAGAAGCCAGAAGATTCGCCGGGCGGTGAAACGTCACGAAGAACGTATTTCAAGTCCCAAGGGAAGGGGCGTTAAAGGACGCTCGTTGAAAAGAACGTAATGATTTCCTCTACTCATATTGTTTAAATAATAAAGGGCGATTGTTTTATCGCCCTTTATTATTTTTATTTAAAGATAAATTTATTATTAAAAGATCATACTTTTGGAATAAGAATATATATTTTATTGATAAATTGAATTTTTTAAAAAATAGTGTTTTATTTTTTCTTCAACTCAGATACATTGTACTTGTTTTGAACGGTGTTCAAATTAAATGCAATTTAATCTGATAAGGAAATAACATGAAATACTTAAAACTGGCATTATTACCCCTTTCTTTAACTGTTGCTGGTTCCGTTTTTGCCGGTCAGTGGTCAGATCCTGTCCGGGTGACCGGGTTTGATACGCAGAATGAGATTGTTTCTTTCTCTAAACAGCTCCTGAATATAGTCTGTGAAAGTACCGGACAAATTGCGACTTATGCACCATCTGTTGCTGGTAACACAATCGATGATTTCACAAAAACACTGATGCTTGAATCATTTAAGAATGATCAATATATCTCAGTATATATCGATTCGTGCCGCTCTGATGGTGTGGCTTATATTACAGGCGTGAAAACATCGGCAACGCCTTCTGATGATTTTGATCCTGATGCGCCTGTTTCTGACCCGGATTTGTAAGAATATTTAGTCGCTGTGATAAGGTGCAATGATAGATTGCACCTTTTGACGATAATGTCGCGGAAGGTTATTCATCTGCCAGACCGATCAGTGTCAGCATGGCGTTGGGGACTTCAACGATGGGTGGCAGCCATGCTAATTCCCCTGTCTTTTGATTGACTCTGAAAATAACGACAGAGTTGCTGAATTCTCCCGTGACAAACATCCACTGTCCATCAGGTGTTAAGGTGATATTCCTGCAAGACGGTGTGTAGGCCGGCTCGCTGGCCATGAGTTTTAACTCTCCTGTTTTCTGATGAATTGAAAATACAGAAATCACCGCAACCCCTCGGTTCAGAACATATAAAAAGCGACCTGAAGGGTGAATTGTCAGGTCTGAGGCATTGTACATCTCCTCCGAACATGTTTGTCCTGTCACGTGTTTTTGGCCCGTGAGACTATCCAAAATTTCCTGAATACATAGCTTTTCCTGAATACATGACTTTTCCTGAATATATTGTGTTTCCTGAATATATAGCTTGCCTGTGCGGGTGTCGCATCGATAGCGGCTAATACCGGGCCGGAGTTCATGGGTCACATAAACAATATCGAGTGAAGGGTGAAAAGCTATATGTCTTGGTCCTGAACCCGGAGCCACAGAGATTTGCTGCTGGCAAAGAAGCTTGCCAGAAATCGGGTGACGCTGATACACGCTAATCTCATCACGGCCTAAATCAGTGATGTATACAGCGTCATTTTTTGGGTTGCATCCAATCCAGTGTGGATGAGGGGAAGTCTGACGTCCGGGATGCAAACTATGGCCTGTAAAGTGAATTTCGTGCCGGGTTCCGCTGAGATGGCCGGAGTCATCTAATGGATAAATCCCTGCTTTGCCGCTGGTATAGTAAGCGACGAGCAGAAACTTTCCCTCACAATCAATGCTGCAATGCGCTGCACCTGCCGGTACATCGATTTGATTCAATAAAGAGAGTTCACCCCCCTTCGCTAGACCGTAAGCATGAATTTGTCCAAAACCTTCTCCCCGGAGTACTGCATATAAAACAGGATGCTTTGGGTGTTGAGTGAGGTATGTGACGCTCAGTGGCGCCGTGACGACTGATTGATGTATATGATTTAAAGCTTGTGTTTGTGATGAAAAGTCAGCGGAAAAAATCCCTGTTTTTCCGGCTGCTATCCAGCAGCGGTAATTTTTTCTTTCAGCCGAAGGGTAAGGTTGGTGACAGTACATTCTGTGTTGAGCCATTTCCTGATTGACCGGATATGATTATGTTGCCGGAAATTGCGCTAAAGTTGAAGTGGAATATATCTCTATCCGGGGGGCGTTTGTCTATACCTGAACTAAAGAGAGTTTGATGAATTTTGAATCACCAGAAACCCATATTTTAATGATAGAAGTAAAATTTATCCGGTGGTTTTTTTGTGATTTTTACTTTAATTTCAGATATTAATAATACAATGTTTTATTCTCTCTGATACAATCTCTTTTTTAAATGAACAATGTTTTATTTTTTATTGTTCAGTATTGATTTATTATTTATTTCACAAAGGAAAACAAAATGAAATCAGCTAAGTATGTACTAATCCCTTTACTTTTTACATTCGCAACTTCTGCATTTGCCGGAGAATGGACGGATAAATTAACGGTTACCAGTGTGTCTGAATACATTGATCCACAAACAGGAGGAGGGGATGCTGAAGTGTCTTTCAAGTCCTCACCAACAACGACTGCTTGTCCTGTCACGGCCAAAAGTTTGACTATTGCTAAGGAGTATTCTGATGAATATTCACAAAAAATGTCTGACAAGCTGACGAAAGCGTTAACGCACCACAAAAAAGTACAGGTGTATACGGATTGTCGCTATGGAGATGCTGCTATTTATGGTGTCAAAATCACAAATGATTTTGCGCTTTAAACTTTCTGACTTTCGTTCAAAATCGTGTCGTTCAACGTGATGTTGAAACTGTTGAATATAAAAAGTGCAACCAGTATTGGTTGCACTTTTTTACGTGTGAAGCTTTACTTCTCTGTCGGGAAATCAGAGATCAAGCTGAATGGTTTTAGTGGTTGAAGCACCCTCGTTATCTGTCACCGTCAGTAAAACATTGTATTGTCCGTGAGAAGTGAAAGTTTTTGAGAAAGACTGACCATGTTTGACTTCACCATCAGGCAATGTCCACTGGGTATCAACGATACGACCGCCTTGATCCCAGCTGGTAGACCACATTGAAACTTTCAGGTTATGTGCGACATATCTGGCCTGAGCGACTGGCGCTTTATTGGGATCTGTTACTGTGACCCATCGATTGAGTGTCTTGGTGGCACCCTGATCATCTGTCACAGTCAAAGTTACCCGATAAGTCCCTTTTTGTGCATATGTCCAGGTTGGCGATTCTTCAGAACTGGTCTGTCCGTTACTGAAATCCCAATGATAGCTGACAATCTTACCGTCGCTGTCTGAACTCAGGTTTGTTGCAGTGACGGTCAGATCGTTTACTTTCAGATCAAATGCTGCCTCTGGGGCCGTATTCGGTGTCGATGTT carries:
- a CDS encoding lactonase family protein, with product MAQHRMYCHQPYPSAERKNYRCWIAAGKTGIFSADFSSQTQALNHIHQSVVTAPLSVTYLTQHPKHPVLYAVLRGEGFGQIHAYGLAKGGELSLLNQIDVPAGAAHCSIDCEGKFLLVAYYTSGKAGIYPLDDSGHLSGTRHEIHFTGHSLHPGRQTSPHPHWIGCNPKNDAVYITDLGRDEISVYQRHPISGKLLCQQQISVAPGSGPRHIAFHPSLDIVYVTHELRPGISRYRCDTRTGKLYIQETQYIQEKSCIQEKLCIQEILDSLTGQKHVTGQTCSEEMYNASDLTIHPSGRFLYVLNRGVAVISVFSIHQKTGELKLMASEPAYTPSCRNITLTPDGQWMFVTGEFSNSVVIFRVNQKTGELAWLPPIVEVPNAMLTLIGLADE
- a CDS encoding anthranilate synthase component 1; this translates as MNNTIHINKLGNIRLLTKNMPYHADPTVLFHTLCEKKTDSLLLESAEIDSKANLKSLLLIDAAVRIICTGHKVTFQALTENGQALISHLAKNIKTEIQTEQTAHELSLFFSAPDLTLDEDSRLRESSSFDALRLVQHSFDRTGLDRYAIFLGGVFAYDLVANFEPLGDVEGKNKCPDYVFYVAETLMIVDHQTQTCQVRGTLFNPVTSTEEKITARLSDISHQCEDLKELPKVLPPSSEDVTPSISDQAYCDIVEDLKGYIVRGDIFQVVPSRTFSLPCPSPLTAYKKLKDNNPSPYMFYMQDERFTLFGASPESALKYDQSTNQIEIYPIAGTRQRGKNPDGSINLDLDGRIELDLRCDRKENAEHMMLVDLARNDVARIAEAGSRHVADLLKVDRYSHVMHLVSRVIGQLRSDLDALHAYQACMNMGTLTGAPKIRAMQLIRSVEKERRGSYGGAVGYLTGEGDLDTCIVIRSAYVENGVANVQAGAGIVYDSDPQAEADETRNKAQAVISAIQTAHTLSSGK
- a CDS encoding aminodeoxychorismate/anthranilate synthase component II, whose protein sequence is MAHIIFIDNFDSFTYNLVDQFRSLGHQVTVYRNQIQASRIISAVREADTPVVVLSPGPGIPSEAGSVPELLQTLKGEVPIIGICLGHQAIVEAYGGTVAGAGEIVHGKISMMTYQPHQVYQDLPSPLTIARYHSLVATEVPDSLTVTAEVDGLVMSVIHEQDKVCGFQFHPESIMTTHGAQLLENTIVWALQ
- a CDS encoding L-threonylcarbamoyladenylate synthase; the protein is MSQYFYVHPENPQARLINQAVAIVRNGGVIVYPTDSGYALGCQLENKSALEQICRIRHLNDKHNFTLLCRDLSELSLYARVDNTAFRLLRNNTPGPYTFIFKGTKEVPRRLMNPKRKTIGIRVPDNRIALDLLEALGEPLMSTSLILPGKEVTESDPEEIRDSLEHSVDVILNGGYLGEQPTTVIDFSEGEMIVQRLGAGDPAPFEL
- the rnm gene encoding RNase RNM; translated protein: MKIDLHSHTTASDGRLSPEALVDRAIEHRIDVLAITDHDCVDGLVRASQYIHEHQLSLCLIHGIEFSTVWQNKDIHIVGLNIDPQHPALLALIQAQRARRQERARLIASRLEKATRPGVFDEVSAIAGDAMVTRGHFAMWLVENGYVKSMQQVFKKYLSRNCPGYVPPDWCSMNEAIEAIHMAGGQAVLAHPGRYQLSAKWLKRLVEAFRDAGGDAMEVAQPQQGTQERRNLVNNALHYGLLASQGSDFHYPSPWLDLGRNLWLPSDIEPVWKDWDFFPFVSVVNDEES
- the rluB gene encoding 23S rRNA pseudouridine(2605) synthase RluB, translated to MSEKLQKVLARAGHGSRRELETLIRAGRVSVDGKVAILGERLEDEDATVRIDGHTVSVKAHEEVICRVLAYYKPEGELCTRHDPEGRRTVFDRLPKIRGSRWVSIGRLDANTSGLLLFTTDGELANRLMHPSRQVEREYLVRVFGDVTEEMIKNLVNGVALEDGEARFEDIVYAGGEGMNHTFYVVINEGRNREVRRLWESQGTTVSRLKRVRYGDIFLDKALPRGGWVELSLKEVNYLRELVELRPEQRTMIDVSKDNTSRKRERSRSQKIRRAVKRHEERISSPKGRGVKGRSLKRT